The DNA region TTTCAGCAGATTTGAAATCAACTCTCCGTAAAAAAGACGATCACTGTCTACCAGTTCCTGCCCTTTTTTGCTTAAGACAACATGAACTGCCCGTCCGTCTTCAGGGCATGGCTGTCGTTTAACCAGCTTTTTTCTCTCCAGTCTTGCGACCATATTGCTGGCAGTGGGCTTGCTGACACGCATTAATTCAGCCAGCTCAGACAGGCGCATCATTCCTGACTCTTCCAGAGTTTCCAGATAATCGTATTCTGTATAGGTCAGGTTACAGTCTCCAAAGCTGGGTTGTTCACGCCAGCAACGACTGATATAGCGCTCTATCACCATTAAAGATTGTTCAACTTTCATAGGTGATATTTTATTAGTAAGGCTAACTAATTTTCAAGGCTGGGATATTGCGTACAGAGCAGCGCTGGCAGTGATGACTGCCAGCGCCTTATGAGAGGTCAGGCTTTTTCAGCTGTAACCGGGGATTTTGCAACAATCTGGCTGTCGTCGCTTGCATCCAGTTTGGCAAGGTACTGGTTGACCAGTTCCTGAAAGGCGATCATCTGCGAGGAATCAAGCTGTTTGCCTTCCGGTAACGAGTAGGTCATGTAGTTGACGGGTGTGCTGTTGGCGTGCAGCTCAAAGTGCAGGTGTGGTCCGGTACTGCGACCTGTATTACCTGTTAAGGCGACAATATCACCGATGTTAACTCTCTGACCTTGTTTCACCAGAATTTTGCTCAAATGCAGGTAGCGGGTGCTGTAAGTTTCGGTGTGCTGGATGGTGATATGAAGGCCGGCTGCAGGATGATTACCAACCCGGGTGACAACACCATCGCTGATAGCCTTGGCCCGGGTACCCGTCGGTGTGGCAAAGTCAGTACCATTGTGTGGAGAAATTCTTTTGGTGATAGGGTGCAGGCGTCTGGGGTTAAAGTGGGAACTGATACGATATCTCTCGGAAACAGGTCTGCGCAGGAAGGCCCGGTTCAGACTTTGCCCTGTTTCATCATAATACTGACCATCGTCGTGCAGGAAAGCAGCCAGTCGTTTACCCCGGTTAACAAAGATGACAGCTTTCAGGGTTGAGCGACCGGTGTGAGTGTCTCCCACATAGATATCGTCATACAGCATCTGGAAGGTGTCACCTGCCCGCAGGTCTCTGGCAAAGTTGATTTTGTCTTCAAACAGGCGGGATATTGACTCGATTTCTGCCGGGCTCAGTCCTACCCTGGAAGCACTCTGGTAGAGGCTGTTGTTAATAACACCATCAACCTGTCGTTCAACAATATTGGTGACATGGGAAAGCATTTCGCCGGTGTAGTCATCACCATCCCGAATAAATTCCAGCGTGTTAATACTGTCGATGACTACCTGCATGCGGGTAACCAGCTGGTTTTCACCTTCTCGTATAAAGAGCAGCTGCTGACCTGGCTTTAAATTATCGAGCTGAAGAAAGTCCAGATCTGCTTCAAGCAGTTTGTACATTGTCGCTTGAGGCAATTGCAGTTTGGCGAAGATGGAACCCAGGGTGTCGTTGGCTTCAATGGTGTAACCAATTCGCTGTATCTGCTCTTCCTGAACGGTCCCCACAGGTCCGGTTTCAGGCTCTTCAATGGCAGGACTGGTTGTTAATGGTAATACAACTTCACGGTAAGGGCTTGAATCACCCGATGGCCAGAGTATTGCTGTTGTGGAAGCCAGTAAAGCCGTTAACACGACAGGTTTACGGTTCTTTAGACAGAAATACTTTATCGATGCCATTCGTTGTTGCTCTTAAGCCCGGGGGAAATATCCAATAAAACTAAATACAGAGGTTGGTCGCCAAGCGGTGTTTACTCGTATTGTTCTCGTACAACTGACCGTCTTTGTCAGTTATTAGTACGATAGTCTACCACTTAGTGGATAATTTTACGCTGCCTGAAACGGTCATTGTCACAGAGTCGGTAGCACTTACTTACTGATAAGGCTTCGACAATGAATTTAAAGAAAATGTTATAATATAACGTTTGGGTTTTGGCAACTGGCTTCCTGCCCTGTTACCTGTTTTTCAGGCAGGGTAGCAAATAATGTTGTGGAAAACGGCGGTGTCTGTTTTTGCCCTGTAGCTGTGGGGCTGGTCAGCATGAAATTTCAGGCTTTCACCTTTTTTCAGAAGGTGGCTGGAATTACCGGTTTCAAGTTCAATCTCACCTTCAATAACACAGCAATGTTCAATGACTCCGGGTGCATGGGGTGAGGACTGCTGGCGGTGAAATTTCATCAGTGTAATTTCAAACATTTCCATGCGGGTATCAGCGCTGAAAGGAAAAAGCGTTTTGATTTGCATGGATGGGTCACAGGGAAACGTTGTTTCACTGTTTCTGAGCGACTCTCTGGTGGCAAAAAACGCAGAGAATGATGTTTCAAGACCGCTGGCAATTTTCCAGAGTGTTGCAATGGTCGGGCTGGATTCCTGACGTTCAATCTGCCCGAGCATTGCTTTGGAAACACCCGTTGCCTGTGCCGTTTTGTCGAGACTCCAGCCTCTGGCTGCCCTTATGGATTTAAGATGACTGGCAATCTGGGACTTGAAGATGTCTGTGCTCATCAGGAGTACCGGTTTGGTTTTTGTGTAAAGTCTTTGTGCGCTATTGTTTTTGTACGCTATTGTTTTTGTGCGTAATAGCGCACAATGCTATTCTTCTTGTGCGTAATAACGCACATATAAGAATAACAGATTTAAGGTCTGGCTTTTATCAGATGGAGCCATGCAGGTGAAAAGACTTCTCAACATACGTCATATCTCGGCGGGTTTAACAGCGGTTGTTATTGGCTATACAGGCTCGGTCATCATTATCATTCAGGCAGCAATGGCTGCAGGTGCAGACAGTGAACAGGTTGCCAGCTGGCTGATGGCCCTGGGCATAGCCATGGGAGTGACTTCTATTGGTTTTTCTCTGCGCTATAAAATTCCGGTGGTTATGGCGTGGTCTACACCGGGCGCTGCGATGTTGATAGGGGTTCTGGATCAATACGACCTGGCTGTTTCTATTGGGGCGTTT from Endozoicomonas sp. NE40 includes:
- a CDS encoding MarR family winged helix-turn-helix transcriptional regulator, translated to MKVEQSLMVIERYISRCWREQPSFGDCNLTYTEYDYLETLEESGMMRLSELAELMRVSKPTASNMVARLERKKLVKRQPCPEDGRAVHVVLSKKGQELVDSDRLFYGELISNLLKNLSAKDQKQLEQLLGKVAAKAFQG
- a CDS encoding peptidoglycan DD-metalloendopeptidase family protein, which produces MASIKYFCLKNRKPVVLTALLASTTAILWPSGDSSPYREVVLPLTTSPAIEEPETGPVGTVQEEQIQRIGYTIEANDTLGSIFAKLQLPQATMYKLLEADLDFLQLDNLKPGQQLLFIREGENQLVTRMQVVIDSINTLEFIRDGDDYTGEMLSHVTNIVERQVDGVINNSLYQSASRVGLSPAEIESISRLFEDKINFARDLRAGDTFQMLYDDIYVGDTHTGRSTLKAVIFVNRGKRLAAFLHDDGQYYDETGQSLNRAFLRRPVSERYRISSHFNPRRLHPITKRISPHNGTDFATPTGTRAKAISDGVVTRVGNHPAAGLHITIQHTETYSTRYLHLSKILVKQGQRVNIGDIVALTGNTGRSTGPHLHFELHANSTPVNYMTYSLPEGKQLDSSQMIAFQELVNQYLAKLDASDDSQIVAKSPVTAEKA
- a CDS encoding helix-turn-helix domain-containing protein; amino-acid sequence: MSTDIFKSQIASHLKSIRAARGWSLDKTAQATGVSKAMLGQIERQESSPTIATLWKIASGLETSFSAFFATRESLRNSETTFPCDPSMQIKTLFPFSADTRMEMFEITLMKFHRQQSSPHAPGVIEHCCVIEGEIELETGNSSHLLKKGESLKFHADQPHSYRAKTDTAVFHNIICYPA